A section of the Clostridium omnivorum genome encodes:
- a CDS encoding pentapeptide repeat-containing protein gives MKDTINKIKVEKPKLPYDLKEIDLLNIYKNEEGEISQGIVRDFCHNNAEVDNLSINQMLFRNAVLRDSEFNKIEITDVRFENCDLSNACLSEAVIHRAEFVNCKLVGINMSETTLRNVSFKECNGQFSFFRFSDCKQVSFEECELKGSDFQKCNFIKVNFDKCSLIQGQMSGTKLGGMDFTTCDIEGMGVRIEDLNGAVVSAFQAASLAKLMGLVVVY, from the coding sequence ATGAAAGATACTATAAATAAAATTAAAGTTGAAAAACCTAAATTACCTTATGATTTAAAAGAAATAGATCTATTAAATATATATAAAAACGAAGAGGGGGAGATATCGCAAGGCATTGTGAGAGATTTTTGTCATAATAATGCTGAAGTGGATAATTTAAGTATTAATCAAATGCTTTTTAGAAATGCTGTGTTAAGAGATTCTGAATTTAATAAGATAGAAATCACTGATGTTAGATTTGAAAACTGTGATTTATCAAACGCTTGTCTCAGTGAAGCTGTTATTCATAGGGCAGAGTTTGTAAACTGCAAACTTGTAGGTATAAATATGAGTGAGACCACACTTAGAAATGTTAGTTTTAAAGAATGTAATGGACAGTTTTCATTTTTTAGATTTTCTGATTGCAAACAGGTAAGTTTTGAGGAATGTGAGCTTAAAGGTTCAGACTTTCAAAAATGTAATTTTATAAAAGTCAACTTTGATAAGTGCAGCTTGATTCAAGGGCAAATGTCAGGAACTAAGCTTGGTGGAATGGATTTTACTACTTGCGATATAGAAGGAATGGGCGTAAGAATTGAGGATTTGAATGGAGCAGTAGTATCAGCTTTTCAAGCAGCTTCTTTGGCAAAGCTTATGGGACTCGTAGTTGTTTATTAG
- a CDS encoding NAD(P)H-dependent flavin oxidoreductase, translating to MKLPELTIGNIKALVPIIQGGMGIGVSLHKLAAAVAAEGGIGIISGAQPGFAEPDFIKNTLGANLRALKNEIRLAKEKCKNGIIGVNLMVATNGYAEYVKAAIEAKADLIISGAGLPLELPKLTQGSDIKIAPIVSSAKAISVICKMWEKRYNATPDMVIVEGPEAGGHLGFSKNDELLNKPSALEQIVVEVKQALNTFENKYNKSIPVIAAGGIFDGKDIAKFLSLGASGVQMATRFVATEECDADENYKKAYVEAKKEDIQIVVSPVGMPGRAIRNKFIEKVEGGSQKVKCLYNCLKPCDPKSTPYCISEALINAREGNVDDGLIFCGSNVYRIDKIVPVKELIHELVTEAELNYRGIDSISI from the coding sequence TTGAAGTTACCTGAATTAACTATTGGTAATATAAAAGCATTAGTTCCAATTATCCAAGGCGGAATGGGTATTGGGGTTTCACTCCATAAGTTAGCTGCTGCTGTAGCTGCTGAAGGAGGTATAGGTATAATATCTGGTGCTCAACCTGGGTTTGCTGAACCTGATTTTATAAAAAATACTTTAGGAGCTAATCTCAGAGCATTAAAAAATGAAATAAGATTGGCAAAAGAAAAATGTAAAAATGGTATAATCGGAGTTAACCTTATGGTTGCTACAAATGGTTATGCAGAGTATGTTAAAGCCGCTATAGAAGCAAAAGCTGATTTAATAATATCCGGGGCTGGACTTCCTTTAGAGCTTCCAAAATTAACTCAAGGAAGTGATATAAAAATAGCACCTATAGTATCCTCTGCAAAAGCAATTTCAGTAATTTGCAAGATGTGGGAAAAAAGGTACAATGCTACTCCAGACATGGTTATTGTAGAAGGCCCAGAAGCTGGTGGACACTTAGGCTTTTCTAAAAATGATGAGCTGCTTAATAAACCTTCTGCTCTAGAACAAATTGTAGTTGAGGTAAAACAGGCGCTTAATACCTTCGAAAATAAATATAATAAAAGTATACCAGTAATTGCTGCAGGAGGCATTTTTGACGGAAAAGATATTGCAAAGTTTTTAAGTCTTGGTGCAAGTGGTGTGCAAATGGCTACGAGATTTGTTGCTACTGAAGAATGTGATGCTGATGAAAATTATAAAAAAGCTTATGTAGAAGCTAAAAAAGAAGATATTCAGATTGTAGTAAGCCCTGTAGGAATGCCTGGAAGAGCTATTAGAAATAAATTTATAGAAAAAGTAGAGGGTGGCTCTCAAAAAGTAAAGTGTCTTTATAACTGCTTAAAGCCTTGTGACCCTAAGAGTACACCTTATTGCATCTCCGAAGCTTTAATTAATGCTAGGGAAGGTAATGTAGATGATGGATTAATCTTCTGTGGAAGTAACGTGTACAGAATTGATAAAATAGTTCCAGTTAAGGAATTAATTCATGAACTAGTTACTGAAGCTGAATTAAACTATAGAGGAATTGATAGTATATCAATATAA
- a CDS encoding ketoacyl-ACP synthase III — protein sequence MYKNVHIIGVGTYHPKRQLDNEYFIEHFKEYKLESHAEALMDKLGRETRTLAEEGETSVTMAVEAAKTALTNSNISSSEIDMIISVSDTPEYLSPCCALLIKNKLMAYNASSVFDVNCNCIGMITGMDIAARYLKTDMKYNKVLVVGSLLISPLARKDDMVAYGCSADGAAAVILERREESEERGVLGSRMYTDDSYHWSITMPACGMSNIPDDSIDPEDKKMLWKPFDFSFLSEKWTETITKLLAEHNYKPKDVCHYLMSQFSRADLELTVSRLGADMDKAIFVGTKYGYTGCTSPIMALDDRLKQEKFNKDDLVIFCSVASGYTIGALLYKW from the coding sequence ATGTATAAAAATGTACATATCATTGGGGTGGGAACTTATCATCCCAAAAGACAGTTAGATAATGAGTATTTTATTGAACACTTTAAAGAATATAAGCTTGAAAGTCATGCTGAAGCTCTTATGGACAAGCTAGGAAGAGAAACACGAACTCTTGCAGAAGAAGGTGAAACCAGTGTCACAATGGCTGTAGAGGCTGCAAAAACGGCACTTACTAATTCAAATATCTCTTCCTCTGAGATAGATATGATCATCTCAGTATCAGATACTCCAGAATATCTGTCACCATGCTGTGCACTGTTAATTAAAAATAAGCTTATGGCTTATAATGCCTCTTCAGTATTCGATGTAAACTGTAATTGCATTGGTATGATAACAGGCATGGATATCGCCGCAAGATATTTGAAAACAGACATGAAGTATAATAAAGTGCTGGTAGTAGGCTCACTTCTTATAAGCCCTTTGGCTAGAAAAGATGATATGGTGGCCTATGGCTGCTCCGCTGATGGCGCTGCAGCAGTTATCTTAGAAAGAAGAGAAGAATCTGAGGAAAGAGGAGTGCTTGGCTCCAGAATGTATACCGATGATTCCTATCACTGGTCTATAACAATGCCTGCTTGTGGAATGTCGAATATACCTGATGACAGTATAGATCCAGAAGATAAAAAAATGCTTTGGAAGCCCTTTGATTTTAGCTTTCTTTCTGAAAAATGGACTGAGACTATAACAAAGCTTTTAGCTGAACATAATTATAAGCCTAAAGATGTATGTCATTATCTTATGTCTCAATTTTCAAGAGCTGATTTAGAGCTGACTGTTTCAAGACTTGGTGCCGATATGGATAAAGCTATTTTTGTAGGCACAAAATATGGCTATACAGGTTGTACAAGCCCTATAATGGCACTAGATGACAGGCTTAAACAAGAAAAATTCAATAAAGATGACTTAGTCATATTTTGTTCCGTTGCTTCAGGATACACTATAGGAGCATTACTTTACAAATGGTAA
- a CDS encoding methyl-accepting chemotaxis protein, which yields MELNTSTITKYQKNTLKFVLIVYSISAFLAAFMFIGMKFLGFYPEVNIALLGMLCILIILELTTFKIMYGKAVKNGSLNNKALKALKNIILAFSYINYIYICLVIPSKELWISVFYFIILGALFLDNKMNIFSIILSIISQVIVFTLNPQTLPGEFFLRELIVRIVVIGLASFGIIIFTSFASKLLNSIEKNENELKKSNDNINNMFKKTSEFSVSLLSSSEALAAISEEESSSLEEIANASHVVAQDADRMLEDTTKNSEILSELLNKNEAISAKIKSTEDKSIDLIGISNQNEEALNETLNIISGIKSSIETTFDATKVLEEKSRQIDEILLIIRQISEQTNLLALNASIEAARAGEFGKGFAVVAEEIRKLAENTSKSLNEVSSITNEFKVRVNEVEDLMVQNTEKINYGDNILNDAVNNVKDMIDGLKNSGNSIKEINDLIHSLLDKTQNVVSFNSNISETTKNTITNFNMVFESIHQNAAMSEELTSSAENLKAIAVEMNKLIHN from the coding sequence ATGGAACTTAATACAAGTACTATAACCAAATATCAAAAAAATACTTTAAAGTTTGTATTAATAGTCTATTCTATTAGCGCGTTTCTTGCAGCTTTTATGTTTATAGGAATGAAGTTTCTTGGCTTCTATCCTGAAGTGAACATAGCTTTATTAGGTATGCTTTGCATTTTAATAATATTGGAGTTGACTACCTTTAAAATTATGTATGGAAAAGCTGTAAAAAATGGATCACTAAATAATAAAGCCTTAAAAGCACTAAAAAATATCATACTTGCATTTTCTTATATAAATTATATTTATATATGTTTAGTAATTCCCTCAAAAGAATTATGGATAAGCGTTTTTTATTTTATAATACTTGGGGCTCTATTTTTAGATAACAAAATGAATATTTTTTCAATAATTCTAAGCATAATTTCTCAAGTAATAGTATTTACATTAAATCCGCAAACACTTCCTGGCGAATTTTTCTTAAGAGAATTAATAGTTAGAATCGTTGTAATTGGCTTAGCCTCATTTGGTATAATAATTTTCACATCCTTTGCATCAAAGCTGCTTAATAGCATTGAAAAGAATGAAAATGAACTAAAGAAAAGTAATGATAATATAAACAATATGTTTAAGAAAACCTCTGAATTTTCCGTATCACTACTTAGTTCAAGTGAGGCCTTAGCAGCAATATCAGAAGAAGAAAGCTCTTCTTTAGAAGAAATAGCAAATGCAAGCCATGTAGTTGCTCAAGATGCAGATAGAATGCTTGAGGATACTACTAAAAATAGTGAAATTCTTAGTGAACTTTTAAATAAAAATGAAGCTATTTCCGCTAAAATTAAGTCTACTGAAGATAAATCTATTGATTTAATAGGCATATCAAACCAGAACGAAGAGGCTCTTAACGAAACTTTAAATATAATTAGCGGCATAAAAAGCAGTATAGAAACTACCTTTGATGCCACAAAAGTTCTTGAAGAAAAATCCCGTCAAATTGACGAAATACTTCTTATTATAAGACAAATATCAGAGCAAACAAATCTCCTTGCATTAAACGCTTCTATTGAAGCTGCCAGGGCTGGTGAATTTGGAAAGGGCTTTGCTGTAGTTGCAGAAGAAATTCGAAAGTTAGCTGAAAATACAAGTAAATCTCTTAATGAAGTTTCTTCAATTACTAATGAGTTTAAAGTAAGAGTAAACGAAGTAGAAGATTTAATGGTTCAAAATACTGAAAAAATTAACTATGGTGATAATATACTAAATGATGCTGTTAATAATGTTAAAGATATGATAGATGGTCTTAAAAATTCAGGTAACAGCATTAAAGAAATAAATGACTTAATTCATTCTCTATTAGACAAAACACAAAACGTTGTTTCCTTCAACTCCAACATTTCTGAAACAACTAAAAATACTATTACTAATTTTAATATGGTTTTTGAATCTATACATCAAAATGCAGCTATGAGTGAGGAATTGACCAGCAGTGCTGAAAATCTGAAAGCTATAGCTGTAGAAATGAACAAACTAATTCACAATTAA
- a CDS encoding NAD(P)-dependent oxidoreductase, whose protein sequence is MQLFYFRDRRKHSMGEFVIKEAKRCLNCKKPNCKSGCPVNTPINEVIEMFLQGEILEAGEKLFNNNPLSVVCSLVCPHEKQCEGHCVLGKKNNPVQISAIENYISDYYLNFINTEVISRNGKKIAIIGSGPAGICIAFILAAKGYNITIFEAHDNIGGVLRYGIPEFRLPKSVLEKLKEKLISMGIKIRPNTLIGSSITVDDIFRDGYKAIFIGTGVWKATAIGIKGETFGHVHYAIDYLKNPKSYNLGRRVCIIGAGNVAMDVARTALRNGSREVFIMYRGGPEGIEAEPVEVEYAKADGVRFEFYKAPIEFVDEGVKYIKTEVEEQQGTRKIKVLEGTEEIFKVDSVILAIGQGPRANIVSNTKGIEVTEKGLIETNEVGGTTREGVFASGDVVTGARTVVEAVRVSKIVAQAIDEYVQSLEV, encoded by the coding sequence CTGCAGCTTTTTTATTTTAGGGATAGGAGGAAACATAGCATGGGTGAATTTGTCATTAAAGAAGCTAAAAGATGTTTAAATTGTAAAAAGCCAAATTGTAAAAGTGGATGTCCAGTAAATACTCCTATTAATGAAGTCATTGAAATGTTTTTACAAGGTGAAATATTAGAAGCGGGGGAAAAGCTTTTTAATAATAATCCACTATCAGTGGTATGCTCTTTAGTATGTCCACACGAAAAACAATGTGAGGGGCATTGTGTTTTAGGTAAAAAGAATAATCCTGTTCAAATAAGCGCAATAGAGAATTATATTTCCGACTATTACTTAAATTTTATAAATACAGAAGTCATAAGTCGTAATGGTAAGAAAATAGCTATAATAGGATCAGGACCAGCAGGAATATGCATAGCATTTATACTAGCAGCTAAAGGCTATAATATTACAATTTTTGAAGCTCATGATAATATAGGCGGTGTTTTAAGATATGGAATACCTGAGTTTAGGCTTCCTAAAAGTGTTCTAGAAAAGCTTAAGGAAAAGCTAATTAGTATGGGTATCAAAATTAGGCCTAACACACTAATAGGTTCATCTATTACTGTGGATGATATTTTTAGAGACGGGTATAAAGCTATCTTTATAGGCACAGGGGTATGGAAGGCAACAGCCATAGGAATAAAAGGAGAAACCTTTGGACATGTTCATTATGCAATCGACTATCTAAAAAATCCAAAATCTTATAATTTGGGAAGAAGAGTGTGCATTATTGGAGCGGGAAATGTAGCCATGGATGTTGCAAGAACAGCACTAAGAAATGGTTCAAGAGAGGTTTTTATAATGTACAGAGGAGGCCCAGAGGGCATTGAAGCAGAACCTGTTGAAGTAGAATATGCAAAAGCTGATGGAGTAAGATTTGAATTTTATAAAGCACCAATTGAGTTTGTTGATGAAGGCGTAAAGTATATTAAGACAGAGGTAGAAGAACAACAGGGTACAAGAAAAATAAAAGTCTTAGAAGGTACTGAAGAAATCTTTAAAGTAGATTCAGTTATATTAGCAATTGGACAAGGCCCTAGAGCAAACATAGTATCAAATACAAAAGGTATAGAGGTAACTGAAAAAGGACTAATTGAGACAAATGAAGTTGGTGGAACTACTAGAGAAGGAGTTTTTGCTTCTGGAGATGTAGTAACTGGGGCAAGGACAGTTGTAGAAGCTGTAAGAGTGTCAAAAATAGTAGCTCAAGCTATTGATGAATATGTTCAGTCCTTAGAGGTATAG
- a CDS encoding OadG-related small transporter subunit — MNGAALSNFNEALKVLFAGMGGIFVVLLIIFLAIKALIKLFPEK; from the coding sequence ATGAACGGTGCAGCATTATCAAATTTTAATGAAGCGTTAAAAGTACTATTTGCGGGAATGGGCGGAATTTTTGTAGTATTACTTATTATATTTCTTGCAATTAAGGCATTAATAAAATTATTTCCCGAGAAATAG
- a CDS encoding sodium ion-translocating decarboxylase subunit beta: MSFLLAGITSITIKQIVMWCIGAVLIYLAIAKDFEPALLLPMGFGAILVNIPMSGAITQSLNGTPVEGILDFLFKGGISTEMFPLLLFIGIGAMIDFGPLLSNPFMLLFGAAAQFGIFFTICVAALLGFDLKDAASIGIIGAADGPTSIFVANYFKSSLIAPITVAAYSYMSLVPVIQPFAIKLVTTKKERMIRMPYKAENISKRTKILFPIVVTVIAGLIAPTSVSLVGFLMFGNLIRECGVLEKLSKTAQNELVNIITLLLGITIAASMTAENFVTVKTGIVIALGLCAFIFDTIGGVLFAKFLNLFLKHKVNPMVGAAGISAFPMSARVIQKMAQKEDNQNFILMHAVGANVAGQIASVIAGGLILNLIKF; the protein is encoded by the coding sequence ATGAGTTTTTTATTAGCTGGTATTACTTCAATTACCATAAAGCAAATAGTAATGTGGTGTATTGGAGCAGTACTAATATACTTAGCAATAGCTAAGGATTTTGAACCTGCACTATTATTGCCTATGGGATTTGGTGCGATTCTTGTAAATATACCAATGTCAGGAGCTATAACACAATCTTTAAATGGAACACCAGTAGAGGGTATTTTGGATTTCCTATTTAAAGGTGGAATATCAACAGAAATGTTTCCACTCCTTCTATTTATAGGAATAGGAGCTATGATAGACTTCGGACCACTTCTTTCTAATCCTTTTATGCTTCTATTTGGAGCAGCTGCTCAATTTGGAATATTCTTTACTATATGCGTAGCAGCACTTTTAGGATTTGATTTAAAGGATGCAGCATCAATAGGTATTATAGGAGCAGCAGATGGACCTACTTCAATATTTGTAGCTAACTACTTTAAAAGTAGTCTTATAGCACCAATTACTGTAGCAGCATATTCTTATATGTCATTAGTACCAGTTATACAGCCTTTTGCTATAAAACTAGTTACAACTAAGAAGGAAAGAATGATAAGAATGCCTTATAAGGCTGAAAATATTTCTAAGAGAACAAAAATATTATTTCCAATAGTAGTTACTGTAATTGCAGGACTTATAGCTCCGACTTCAGTATCTCTAGTAGGATTTTTAATGTTTGGAAACCTAATAAGAGAATGTGGAGTATTAGAAAAGTTATCAAAAACTGCACAAAACGAACTTGTAAACATTATTACACTATTACTTGGAATAACAATTGCAGCTTCTATGACAGCAGAAAACTTCGTTACTGTTAAAACTGGCATAGTAATTGCGCTTGGATTATGTGCATTTATTTTCGACACTATTGGAGGAGTTCTTTTTGCAAAATTCCTTAATTTATTCCTTAAGCATAAGGTTAATCCAATGGTAGGTGCTGCTGGAATATCAGCATTCCCTATGTCAGCTAGAGTAATTCAAAAAATGGCTCAAAAGGAAGACAATCAAAACTTTATATTAATGCATGCAGTTGGAGCCAATGTAGCAGGACAAATAGCATCAGTTATTGCTGGTGGATTAATATTAAACCTAATCAAATTTTAG
- a CDS encoding biotin/lipoyl-containing protein yields the protein MKKYVIKLNGKAYEVEIEEVTGEAATSVVEKEAPVRTSAPVQNAGGQKIDAPMPGNIVNVAVKPGDVIKKGQLLVVLEAMKMENEIVSPVDGTVTAVSVAKGDSVNAGDALVQIA from the coding sequence ATGAAAAAGTATGTTATAAAGTTAAACGGAAAAGCTTATGAAGTAGAAATAGAAGAGGTAACAGGAGAAGCAGCTACTTCTGTGGTAGAAAAAGAAGCTCCAGTACGTACTAGTGCTCCAGTACAAAATGCAGGGGGACAAAAAATAGATGCTCCAATGCCTGGTAATATTGTAAATGTTGCTGTTAAGCCTGGAGATGTAATTAAAAAAGGACAATTATTAGTAGTACTTGAAGCTATGAAGATGGAAAATGAAATAGTATCACCAGTAGATGGAACTGTTACTGCAGTATCAGTAGCTAAAGGCGATTCTGTAAACGCTGGAGATGCTCTTGTTCAAATAGCTTAA
- a CDS encoding oxaloacetate decarboxylase subunit alpha → MNPVKITETSLRDGHQSLIATRLRTDEILPILEKMDRVGYNALEVWGGATFDACLRFLNEDPWERLRAIRKVAKNTKLQMLLRGQNLLGYKHYADDVVEEFIKKSVENGIDIIRVFDALNDTRNLETSIKAIKKAGAHCQCAISYTTSKIHTIDYYVELSKKMESLGADSICIKDMAGILTPFSAYELVKRLKETVSIPLELHTHSTSGIASMTYLKAVEAGIDIIDTAISPFAEGTSQPATESLVLTLKESDRDPKLDTNLLGEIADYFKPIKEKYRENGILNPKVMDVEPKTISYQVPGGMLSNLLSQLKAQRAEDKYEAVLREIPRVREDLGFPPLVTPLSQMVGTQAVFNILAGERYKMVPKEIKEYVRGLYGRSPAPINEEVKQKIIGDEEIITVRPADLLEPEIEKYRAEIGDLATSTEDLLSYILFPQVARKFFEDRLNPKTNEASGDSSEKIHYITVTM, encoded by the coding sequence GTGAATCCAGTTAAAATAACAGAGACATCATTAAGAGATGGACATCAGTCTCTAATAGCTACAAGATTAAGAACTGATGAAATATTGCCTATACTAGAGAAAATGGACAGAGTTGGATATAATGCATTAGAAGTATGGGGAGGAGCAACCTTTGATGCTTGTTTGCGTTTTCTTAATGAAGATCCATGGGAAAGGCTTAGAGCAATAAGAAAAGTTGCTAAGAATACCAAACTTCAAATGCTTTTAAGGGGACAAAATCTTTTAGGATATAAGCATTATGCAGATGATGTAGTTGAGGAATTTATAAAGAAATCCGTTGAAAATGGAATAGACATAATTAGAGTTTTTGATGCATTAAATGATACAAGAAATCTAGAAACTTCAATCAAGGCAATTAAAAAGGCTGGAGCGCATTGCCAATGTGCAATTAGCTACACTACTAGTAAGATTCATACTATAGATTACTATGTAGAGCTGTCAAAGAAGATGGAAAGCCTTGGCGCAGATTCAATTTGTATAAAGGATATGGCCGGCATACTTACACCATTTTCCGCTTATGAGCTTGTTAAGAGATTAAAGGAAACTGTAAGTATTCCTTTAGAGTTGCACACTCATAGTACAAGTGGAATTGCATCAATGACCTATCTAAAGGCTGTAGAAGCAGGGATTGACATAATTGATACTGCAATTTCACCTTTTGCTGAAGGTACTTCACAGCCAGCTACAGAATCACTAGTACTTACCCTAAAGGAAAGTGATAGAGACCCTAAACTTGATACTAACCTATTAGGAGAAATTGCTGATTATTTTAAACCTATAAAAGAAAAGTACAGAGAAAATGGCATACTAAATCCTAAGGTTATGGATGTTGAACCAAAGACTATATCCTATCAAGTTCCAGGAGGAATGCTTTCAAACCTTTTATCACAGCTAAAGGCTCAACGTGCAGAGGATAAATACGAGGCTGTACTTAGAGAAATTCCAAGAGTAAGAGAAGACTTAGGTTTTCCACCACTTGTTACTCCACTTAGCCAAATGGTTGGAACACAAGCAGTGTTTAATATATTAGCTGGTGAAAGATATAAGATGGTACCAAAAGAAATAAAGGAATATGTTAGAGGACTATATGGAAGATCACCAGCACCAATTAATGAAGAAGTTAAACAAAAGATTATTGGTGATGAGGAGATAATCACTGTTAGGCCAGCAGATTTATTAGAGCCAGAAATAGAAAAGTACAGAGCTGAAATTGGTGATTTAGCTACTTCTACAGAAGATTTATTATCCTATATATTATTTCCTCAGGTTGCTAGGAAATTCTTTGAAGATAGGCTAAACCCAAAGACTAATGAAGCTTCAGGTGACAGCTCAGAAAAAATACATTATATTACTGTAACTATGTAA
- the citX gene encoding citrate lyase holo-[acyl-carrier protein] synthase — MSLYFKGEEQTLDDILRAREIRVNNQHYLLDKYGSTVVSYKLNIPGPVKYNSLVKQIYDEGLLVFKQKINEYPIHMLYEKEFIKNSGPEYLAVFDISAALIKELTTSIEENHPLGRLYDFDVLDAKGRQISREDLGISPRKCLLCDNNAFACGRSRAHGVNELIDKIESMAIDYFQLMR, encoded by the coding sequence GTGAGCTTATACTTTAAAGGTGAAGAACAAACTTTAGATGACATTTTAAGAGCAAGAGAAATAAGAGTTAATAATCAGCACTATTTGCTAGACAAGTATGGTAGCACAGTTGTATCTTATAAACTAAATATACCTGGACCCGTAAAGTATAACTCCCTTGTAAAACAGATATATGATGAAGGTTTGCTTGTTTTTAAGCAAAAAATAAATGAATATCCAATTCATATGCTGTATGAAAAGGAATTTATTAAAAATAGTGGCCCAGAGTATTTAGCTGTGTTTGATATATCAGCAGCTTTGATAAAGGAGTTAACAACCTCAATTGAGGAAAATCATCCTTTAGGAAGATTGTATGATTTTGATGTTTTGGATGCTAAGGGAAGGCAAATTTCTAGGGAGGACTTAGGAATAAGCCCAAGAAAATGCTTATTATGTGATAATAATGCATTTGCATGTGGGAGATCAAGGGCACATGGGGTTAATGAGCTAATTGATAAGATTGAATCCATGGCAATTGATTATTTCCAGTTGATGCGTTAA
- the citF gene encoding citrate lyase subunit alpha: MKNSLGREIPEEIIKSRKLYEKPFSMDEEITKTTPKVKPVIPGESKLLESIEEAIVKSGLKDGMTISFHHHFREGDYILNMVVDTIAKLGIKDIKLASSSLAGIHKPLIEHIKNGVITSITTSGLRGALAEEISNGLMKEPVIIRSHGGRARAVEAGEIKVDVAFLGAPSCDEYGNASGTGGNANCGSLGYAKVDAQYADKVIIITDCLVDFPNMPASIPQTNVDYVVKIDKIGDPAGIASGATRYTKNPKELLIAEYASKVIIESGYFKDGFSFQTGTGGSSLAVSRFIREEMIKRDIKASFALGGITKPMVEMHEEGLIKNIFDVQGFDLSAVASIGKNPMHHEIDASFYANPHNKGCIANKLDVVVLSALEIDTNFNVNVMTGSDGVLRGASGGHCDTAACAKLTVIVSPLIRGRIPCVVDSVNTVITPGESIDVLVTEIGIAINPRRTDLIENFKNLSVPVYTIEELKEKAYKIVGTPDKIQYENQVIAVVEYRDGSIIDVVRKVK; this comes from the coding sequence ATGAAAAATAGTTTAGGAAGAGAAATTCCAGAAGAAATTATAAAATCAAGAAAGCTTTATGAAAAGCCATTTTCTATGGACGAAGAAATAACAAAAACAACTCCTAAAGTTAAACCAGTTATTCCTGGAGAAAGCAAACTGCTTGAAAGTATAGAAGAAGCTATAGTAAAAAGTGGATTAAAAGATGGAATGACTATTTCTTTTCACCATCACTTTAGAGAAGGTGATTATATATTAAATATGGTTGTGGATACTATTGCAAAGCTTGGAATTAAGGATATAAAGCTTGCATCTAGTTCTCTAGCTGGTATACATAAGCCATTAATTGAACACATTAAGAATGGTGTAATTACAAGCATCACAACAAGTGGACTAAGAGGCGCACTTGCTGAAGAAATATCAAATGGGCTAATGAAAGAGCCAGTAATAATAAGATCCCATGGTGGAAGAGCTAGGGCAGTAGAAGCTGGCGAGATAAAAGTAGATGTTGCCTTTTTAGGAGCTCCATCCTGTGATGAATACGGTAATGCAAGTGGTACAGGAGGAAATGCAAACTGCGGCTCATTAGGTTATGCAAAGGTAGATGCCCAATATGCAGACAAAGTAATTATAATAACAGATTGCTTAGTTGATTTTCCAAATATGCCTGCAAGTATCCCACAAACAAATGTTGATTATGTGGTTAAGATAGACAAAATAGGTGATCCTGCGGGAATAGCTTCTGGTGCTACAAGATATACTAAAAATCCAAAGGAATTATTAATTGCAGAATATGCAAGCAAAGTTATAATTGAATCTGGATATTTTAAGGATGGCTTTTCCTTCCAAACAGGAACTGGTGGCTCATCACTTGCTGTAAGCAGATTTATTAGAGAAGAAATGATAAAAAGAGATATCAAAGCTAGCTTTGCCCTTGGTGGAATAACTAAGCCTATGGTAGAGATGCATGAAGAAGGACTAATTAAAAATATCTTTGATGTACAAGGCTTTGATTTAAGTGCAGTAGCTTCAATTGGCAAGAATCCAATGCATCATGAAATAGATGCTTCTTTCTATGCTAATCCACATAACAAAGGCTGCATTGCAAATAAGTTAGATGTTGTTGTGCTATCAGCCTTAGAAATAGACACAAATTTTAATGTAAATGTTATGACAGGATCTGATGGCGTTTTAAGAGGAGCTTCTGGTGGACACTGTGACACTGCAGCTTGTGCAAAGCTAACTGTGATTGTTTCTCCATTAATTCGTGGAAGAATACCTTGTGTTGTTGATTCTGTAAATACAGTTATTACACCAGGTGAAAGTATTGATGTACTTGTTACAGAAATAGGTATTGCAATTAACCCAAGAAGAACAGACTTAATTGAAAACTTTAAGAACCTAAGTGTTCCTGTTTATACTATTGAAGAACTAAAGGAAAAAGCTTATAAAATAGTAGGAACTCCGGACAAAATTCAGTATGAAAATCAAGTAATCGCAGTAGTTGAATATAGAGACGGAAGCATCATTGATGTTGTAAGAAAAGTAAAATAA